In Sulfuritortus calidifontis, the sequence ATCGACCCTCAGCCCTGCCCTCGTCATGAATTTTTGCAGCCATTGCGGCGCCCCCGTCAGCTTCGAAATCCCGCCGGGCGACAACCGCCCGCGCTATCTCTGCCGCCACTGCGACACCATCCATTACCAAAACCCGAAGATGGTGGTCGGCTGCCTGCCGATCTGGGAAGACCAGGTGCTGCTCTGCCGCCGCGCGATCGAACCCAAGTACGGCCTGTGGACCCTGCCGGCCGGCTTCATGGAAAACGGCGAGGCGGTGGACGAGGGCGCGGCGCGGGAGACCCTGGAAGAGGCCGGCGCCCGGGTCGAGGTGCTCGACCTCTACACCCTGATCAGCCTGCCCGACATCAAC encodes:
- a CDS encoding NUDIX hydrolase translates to MNFCSHCGAPVSFEIPPGDNRPRYLCRHCDTIHYQNPKMVVGCLPIWEDQVLLCRRAIEPKYGLWTLPAGFMENGEAVDEGAARETLEEAGARVEVLDLYTLISLPDINQVYLLYRARLLDLDFAPGEESLEVGLFSEADIPWGEIAFRTVEETLRHYFHDRRLGHFPLHRGNLYRSPR